The Coffea arabica cultivar ET-39 chromosome 4e, Coffea Arabica ET-39 HiFi, whole genome shotgun sequence genome includes a window with the following:
- the LOC140005904 gene encoding uncharacterized protein isoform X1, whose amino-acid sequence MSSDRQAAPAAAATVTVRDLVEEGKKRIVFLVVCVVGLSYLMSLTSSSVLVNLPAAAVMIIIFRYWSLDFEMRRKAAIYKSKPSSVYVSSEKKPSEGPIIVVEKSDWRRKVNSPIVEEAIDQFTRHIVSEWVTDLWYSRITPDKQGPEELVQIMNGVLGEISCRMRNINLIDLLTRDVINLLCSHLELFRATKAKIEKQHSRSLTIEERDRELKFVLNAENKLHPSLFSAEAEHEVLQHLMNGLMSFTFKPQDLQCSLFIYVVRELLACAVMRPVLNLVSPRFINERIESLVISISKTQKVMGAAEVGSQPKPNGSTKISSDHFSRFLDRSDKGVELVQLKKDCPTASGEKHETDITNVNVISKDPLLSMDARSTRSWSALPSEDHTGEGKGIQRHRSGGEWGEMLDALSRRKTEALAPEHFDNMWAKGRNYRRKEVSDQSADKISQGSLDQSKEFSRKKKDLDCKVSGSNKLTIANENCFQSECHNQNSSYRDEDEHEIIQSDEVESSVSTSSYTTGDEEISAVTGLDSPSVRVWDAKNKRNVTNIHHPLEVFDGRKPRRARKKNHHSQRLTKAMSVRKRSRSISQKAHVWQEVERTSFLSGDGQDILNSSIGNIKHDDSSDDSGAEMVNRISSGSTASSFLSSTSLPESYNLTANPSKNSIIADSFLTLRCEVLGANIVKSGSKTFAVYSISVTDVNGHSWSIKRRFRHFEELHRRLKEFPEYNLHLPPKHFLSAGLDVSVIQERCKLLHKYLKNLMQLPTVSSSIEVWDFLSVDSQTYIFSSPLSIIETLSVNFVVTAHERNKNYQSNVGIVRDPVSSKKEHLDAVKKETAFGIKHEGMPERSQMNAKSLALSPPKKPLNVVRKTLEDSSSDSDSTTHRSLISHKNLGKMSNSGQAGLHASSELHTDAASDPTLPSEWVPPNLSLPILNLVDVIFQLQDGGWIRRKAFWVAKRVLQLGMGDAFDDWLIEKIQLLRRGSVVASGIRRLEQILWPDGIFLTKHPRRQKPPLSASPSQSPSHGRPPTPLSSPKMENVEMMDDTQQKEAERRAKFVYDLMIDKAPAAVVGLVGHKEYEQCAKDLYYFIQSSVAMKQLAFDLLQLLLLSAFPELDYVFRQLHEEKEKFGELKLD is encoded by the exons ATGAGCAGCGACAGGCAGGCGGCCCCAGCGGCGGCAGCGACGGTGACGGTTCGAGACCTGGTGGAGGAAGGAAAGAAGAGGATTGTTTTTTTAGTCGTTTGCGTTGTTGGACTGTCCTATCTCATGTCTC TGACAAGCTCTTCAGTTTTAGTCAACTTGCCTGCTGCTGCTGTTATGATCATCATCTTCCGTTATTGGTCTTTGGATTTTGAGATGCGGAGAAAAGCTGCAATTTACAAAAGCAAGCCATCCTCTGTTTATGTATCTTCCGAGAAAAAACCTTCCGAAGGCCCTATCATTGTTGTTGAGAAGTCCGACTGGAGACGAAAAGTGAATTCTCCTATAGTTGAGGAAGCAATAGATCAGTTCACCAGACACATAGTCTCTGAGTGGGTTACAGATCTGTGGTACTCTCGCATAACTCCAGATAAACAAGGTCCAGAAGAGCTTGTCCAGATCATGAACGGGGTGCTGGGTGAAATTTCATGTCGCATGAGAAACATCAACCTTATAGATCTTTTGACAAG GGATGTTATCAATCTCTTGTGCTCCCATTTGGAGCTCTTTCGTGCAACTAAGGCAAAGATCGAGAAGCAACACTCCAGATCCTTAACTATAGAAGAACGAGACAGAGAACTTAAATTTGTGCTCAATGCAGAGAACAAATTGCACCCGTCTTTATTTTCTGCTGAAGCTGAGCACGag GTTCTGCAGCATCTCATGAATGGCCTCATGTCCTTCACATTCAAGCCTCAAGATCTGCAGTGTTCTTTGTTTATCTATGTAGTTAGGGAGCTTCTTGCTTGTGCAGTAATGAGGCCAGTGCTAAATTTAGTTAGCCCAAG GTTCATCAATGAGAGGATTGAATCCCTAGTCATTTCCATAAGTAAGACTCAGAAAGTCATGGGTGCAGCAGAAGTAGGCTCACAGCCCAAACCAAATGGATCCACAAAAATATCATCCGATCACTTTTCTCGCTTTCTAGATCGCTCAGACAAAGGTGTGGAACTCGTACAGTTAAAGAAGGATTGCCCCACGGCTAGTGGGGAGAAGCATGAAACAGATATCACGAATGTAAATGTTATCTCAAAAGATCCATTGCTTTCCATGGATGCACGTTCTACTCGTTCTTGGAGTGCTTTGCCTTCGGAAGATCACACAGGTGAGGGAAAAGGTATCCAGCGACATCGATCTGGTGGAGAATGGGGAGAAATGCTTGACGCACTTTCCCGCAGAAAAACTGAAGCCCTAGCTCCGGAACATTTTGACAACATGTGGGCAAAAGGAAGAAACTATAGACGGAAGGAAGTCTCAGATCAGTCAGCTGATAAGATTTCACAAGGTTCACTGGACCAGTCAAAGGAATTTTCTAGAAAGAAAAAGGACTTAGACTGCAAGGTTTCTGGATCCAATAAGCTGACTATTGCCAAtgaaaactgttttcaaagtgaGTGCCATAACCAAAACTCCTCATATAGAGATGAAGATGAGCATGAGATCATACAATCAGATGAGGTAGAATCATCAGTTAGCACTAGTTCTTATACTACTGGAGATGAAGAAATCAGTGCTGTCACAGGTCTTGATTCTCCTAGTGTCAGAGTGTGGGatgctaaaaataaaagaaatgtcaCTAATATTCATCATCCGCTTGAAGTTTTTGATGGCCGTAAGCCAAGAAGGGCACGGAAAAAGAACCACCATTCTCAAAGGTTAACTAAAGCAATGTCGGTTAGAAAAAGGTCTAGATCAATCAGTCAGAAAGCTCATGTTTGGCAAGAAGTTGAAAGGACAAGCTTCTTATCGGGAGATGGGCAGGATATACTGAATTCTTCTATTGGTAATATTAAACATGATGACTCAAGTGATGATTCAGGGGCAGAAATGGTTAATAGAATTTCTAGCGGATCAACTGCTTCGTCATTTCTGTCCTCAACTTCTTTACCTGAAAGTTATAATCTGACAGCCAATCCCTCAAAGAATTCTATAATAGCTGATTCTTTTTTAACCCTAAGATGTGAG GTATTGGGTGCCAACATTGTGAAGAGTGGTTCCAAAACTTTTGCCGTATACTCCATATCTGTTACTGATGTGAATGGTCATAGTTGGTCTATCAAAAGAAG GTTTCGACATTTTGAGGAGCTACATCGGCGTCTTAAGGAGTTTCCTGAGTATAATCTTCATTTGCCACCCAAGCATTTTTTATCTGCTGGTCTTGATGTTTCAGTCATTCAAGAGCGGTGCAAATTGCTTCATAAGTACTTGAAG AACCTCATGCAGCTTCCAACAGTTTCCAGCTCTATAGAAGTTTGGGACTTCCTTAGTGTTGACTCTCAG ACATATATTTTCTCAAGCCCGTTGTCAATTATCGAGACATTATCAG TTAACTTCGTTGTTACGGCACATGAAAGGAATAAAAACTACCAGAGCAATGTTGGAATTGTCAGAGATCCTGTATCTTCCAAGAAAGAACATCTTGATGCTGTGAAAAAGGAAACTGCATTTGGAATTAAGCATGAAGGGATGCCAGAAAGATCACAAATGAATGCAAAAAGTCTAGCCCTTTCTCCACCCAAAAAACCTCTTAATGTGGTCAGGAAAACCTTAGAAGATTCAAGTAGCGACTCTGATAGTACCACGCACAGGAGTCTAATTTCACACAAGAACTTGGGCAAGATGTCAAACTCAGGACAAGCGGGTTTGCATGCTTCATCTGAGTTGCATACAGATGCTGCCAGTGATCCAACCCTCCCTAGTGAG TGGGTGCCACCAAATTTGAGTTTGCCCATATTGAACTTGGTTGATGTCATTTTTCAGCTACAAGATGGCGGATGGATCAG GAGAAAGGCTTTCTGGGTGGCCAAACGGGTATTACAGTTGGGAATGGGTGATGCCTTTGATGATTGGCTGATAGAGAAAATCCAACTTCTGCGTAGGGGATCAGTAGTTGCATCAGGAATTAGACGCCTTGAGCAG ATTCTTTGGCCTGATGGTATATTCCTAACCAAGCATCCAAGGCGTCAAAAACCTCCTCTTTCTGCAAGTCCGTCCCAGAGCCCTTCTCATGGGAGGCCTCCAACTCCTCTATCTTCACCTAAGATGGAGAATGTTGAGATGATGGATGATACACAGCAAAAGGAAGCTGAACGACGAGCCAAATTTGTTTATGATCTAATGATTG ATAAAGCACCAGCCGCTGTTGTGGGTCTTGTTGGTCATAAGGAATATGAACAATGTGCAAAGGATCTATATTACTTCATTCAG TCATCTGTTGCTATGAAGCAGCTAGCTTTTGATCTTCTACAGCTGCTTCTCCTGTCAGCATTCCCGGAGTTAGATTATGTATTCAGACAATTGCATGAAGAGAAGGAAAAGTTTGGGGAGCTTAAATTAGATTAG
- the LOC140005904 gene encoding uncharacterized protein isoform X2 → MSHEKHQPYRSFDKAKIEKQHSRSLTIEERDRELKFVLNAENKLHPSLFSAEAEHEVLQHLMNGLMSFTFKPQDLQCSLFIYVVRELLACAVMRPVLNLVSPRFINERIESLVISISKTQKVMGAAEVGSQPKPNGSTKISSDHFSRFLDRSDKGVELVQLKKDCPTASGEKHETDITNVNVISKDPLLSMDARSTRSWSALPSEDHTGEGKGIQRHRSGGEWGEMLDALSRRKTEALAPEHFDNMWAKGRNYRRKEVSDQSADKISQGSLDQSKEFSRKKKDLDCKVSGSNKLTIANENCFQSECHNQNSSYRDEDEHEIIQSDEVESSVSTSSYTTGDEEISAVTGLDSPSVRVWDAKNKRNVTNIHHPLEVFDGRKPRRARKKNHHSQRLTKAMSVRKRSRSISQKAHVWQEVERTSFLSGDGQDILNSSIGNIKHDDSSDDSGAEMVNRISSGSTASSFLSSTSLPESYNLTANPSKNSIIADSFLTLRCEVLGANIVKSGSKTFAVYSISVTDVNGHSWSIKRRFRHFEELHRRLKEFPEYNLHLPPKHFLSAGLDVSVIQERCKLLHKYLKNLMQLPTVSSSIEVWDFLSVDSQTYIFSSPLSIIETLSVNFVVTAHERNKNYQSNVGIVRDPVSSKKEHLDAVKKETAFGIKHEGMPERSQMNAKSLALSPPKKPLNVVRKTLEDSSSDSDSTTHRSLISHKNLGKMSNSGQAGLHASSELHTDAASDPTLPSEWVPPNLSLPILNLVDVIFQLQDGGWIRRKAFWVAKRVLQLGMGDAFDDWLIEKIQLLRRGSVVASGIRRLEQILWPDGIFLTKHPRRQKPPLSASPSQSPSHGRPPTPLSSPKMENVEMMDDTQQKEAERRAKFVYDLMIDKAPAAVVGLVGHKEYEQCAKDLYYFIQSSVAMKQLAFDLLQLLLLSAFPELDYVFRQLHEEKEKFGELKLD, encoded by the exons ATGTCGCATGAGAAACATCAACCTTATAGATCTTTTGACAAG GCAAAGATCGAGAAGCAACACTCCAGATCCTTAACTATAGAAGAACGAGACAGAGAACTTAAATTTGTGCTCAATGCAGAGAACAAATTGCACCCGTCTTTATTTTCTGCTGAAGCTGAGCACGag GTTCTGCAGCATCTCATGAATGGCCTCATGTCCTTCACATTCAAGCCTCAAGATCTGCAGTGTTCTTTGTTTATCTATGTAGTTAGGGAGCTTCTTGCTTGTGCAGTAATGAGGCCAGTGCTAAATTTAGTTAGCCCAAG GTTCATCAATGAGAGGATTGAATCCCTAGTCATTTCCATAAGTAAGACTCAGAAAGTCATGGGTGCAGCAGAAGTAGGCTCACAGCCCAAACCAAATGGATCCACAAAAATATCATCCGATCACTTTTCTCGCTTTCTAGATCGCTCAGACAAAGGTGTGGAACTCGTACAGTTAAAGAAGGATTGCCCCACGGCTAGTGGGGAGAAGCATGAAACAGATATCACGAATGTAAATGTTATCTCAAAAGATCCATTGCTTTCCATGGATGCACGTTCTACTCGTTCTTGGAGTGCTTTGCCTTCGGAAGATCACACAGGTGAGGGAAAAGGTATCCAGCGACATCGATCTGGTGGAGAATGGGGAGAAATGCTTGACGCACTTTCCCGCAGAAAAACTGAAGCCCTAGCTCCGGAACATTTTGACAACATGTGGGCAAAAGGAAGAAACTATAGACGGAAGGAAGTCTCAGATCAGTCAGCTGATAAGATTTCACAAGGTTCACTGGACCAGTCAAAGGAATTTTCTAGAAAGAAAAAGGACTTAGACTGCAAGGTTTCTGGATCCAATAAGCTGACTATTGCCAAtgaaaactgttttcaaagtgaGTGCCATAACCAAAACTCCTCATATAGAGATGAAGATGAGCATGAGATCATACAATCAGATGAGGTAGAATCATCAGTTAGCACTAGTTCTTATACTACTGGAGATGAAGAAATCAGTGCTGTCACAGGTCTTGATTCTCCTAGTGTCAGAGTGTGGGatgctaaaaataaaagaaatgtcaCTAATATTCATCATCCGCTTGAAGTTTTTGATGGCCGTAAGCCAAGAAGGGCACGGAAAAAGAACCACCATTCTCAAAGGTTAACTAAAGCAATGTCGGTTAGAAAAAGGTCTAGATCAATCAGTCAGAAAGCTCATGTTTGGCAAGAAGTTGAAAGGACAAGCTTCTTATCGGGAGATGGGCAGGATATACTGAATTCTTCTATTGGTAATATTAAACATGATGACTCAAGTGATGATTCAGGGGCAGAAATGGTTAATAGAATTTCTAGCGGATCAACTGCTTCGTCATTTCTGTCCTCAACTTCTTTACCTGAAAGTTATAATCTGACAGCCAATCCCTCAAAGAATTCTATAATAGCTGATTCTTTTTTAACCCTAAGATGTGAG GTATTGGGTGCCAACATTGTGAAGAGTGGTTCCAAAACTTTTGCCGTATACTCCATATCTGTTACTGATGTGAATGGTCATAGTTGGTCTATCAAAAGAAG GTTTCGACATTTTGAGGAGCTACATCGGCGTCTTAAGGAGTTTCCTGAGTATAATCTTCATTTGCCACCCAAGCATTTTTTATCTGCTGGTCTTGATGTTTCAGTCATTCAAGAGCGGTGCAAATTGCTTCATAAGTACTTGAAG AACCTCATGCAGCTTCCAACAGTTTCCAGCTCTATAGAAGTTTGGGACTTCCTTAGTGTTGACTCTCAG ACATATATTTTCTCAAGCCCGTTGTCAATTATCGAGACATTATCAG TTAACTTCGTTGTTACGGCACATGAAAGGAATAAAAACTACCAGAGCAATGTTGGAATTGTCAGAGATCCTGTATCTTCCAAGAAAGAACATCTTGATGCTGTGAAAAAGGAAACTGCATTTGGAATTAAGCATGAAGGGATGCCAGAAAGATCACAAATGAATGCAAAAAGTCTAGCCCTTTCTCCACCCAAAAAACCTCTTAATGTGGTCAGGAAAACCTTAGAAGATTCAAGTAGCGACTCTGATAGTACCACGCACAGGAGTCTAATTTCACACAAGAACTTGGGCAAGATGTCAAACTCAGGACAAGCGGGTTTGCATGCTTCATCTGAGTTGCATACAGATGCTGCCAGTGATCCAACCCTCCCTAGTGAG TGGGTGCCACCAAATTTGAGTTTGCCCATATTGAACTTGGTTGATGTCATTTTTCAGCTACAAGATGGCGGATGGATCAG GAGAAAGGCTTTCTGGGTGGCCAAACGGGTATTACAGTTGGGAATGGGTGATGCCTTTGATGATTGGCTGATAGAGAAAATCCAACTTCTGCGTAGGGGATCAGTAGTTGCATCAGGAATTAGACGCCTTGAGCAG ATTCTTTGGCCTGATGGTATATTCCTAACCAAGCATCCAAGGCGTCAAAAACCTCCTCTTTCTGCAAGTCCGTCCCAGAGCCCTTCTCATGGGAGGCCTCCAACTCCTCTATCTTCACCTAAGATGGAGAATGTTGAGATGATGGATGATACACAGCAAAAGGAAGCTGAACGACGAGCCAAATTTGTTTATGATCTAATGATTG ATAAAGCACCAGCCGCTGTTGTGGGTCTTGTTGGTCATAAGGAATATGAACAATGTGCAAAGGATCTATATTACTTCATTCAG TCATCTGTTGCTATGAAGCAGCTAGCTTTTGATCTTCTACAGCTGCTTCTCCTGTCAGCATTCCCGGAGTTAGATTATGTATTCAGACAATTGCATGAAGAGAAGGAAAAGTTTGGGGAGCTTAAATTAGATTAG
- the LOC113741319 gene encoding large ribosomal subunit protein eL37x, which produces MGKGTGSFGKRRNKTHTLCVRCGRRSFHLQKSRCAACAYPAARKRTYNWSVKAIRRKTTGTGRMRYLRHVPRRFKTNFREGTQAAPRKKVAAASA; this is translated from the exons ATG GGTAAGGGAACAGGGAGTTTTggtaaaagaagaaacaagacCCACACGCTCTGCGTGAGGTGTGGCCGCCGCAGCTTCCATCTTCAGAAGAGCCGCTGTGCCGCTTGTGCCTACCCTGCTGCTCGCAAGAGAACTT ATAACTGGAGTGTGAAGGCAATCAGGAGAAAGACTACCGGAACCGGACGCATGAGGTATCTGCGCCACGTCCCCCGCCGATTCAAGACCAACTTCAGAGAAG GTACTCAAGCAGCTCCAAGGAAGAAGGTAGCAGCTGCATCTGCTTGA